In Candidatus Cloacimonadota bacterium, the DNA window CAATAAATCCAGGCAGTAGAACCTTTACATTTTTGTTTTAAAAAATCACCGAATTCTTCATAAAGTTTTTCCAGGTATTTTTCTTCTCCCAACCTGATTCCATAAGGAGGATTGGTTATGATCACACCGTTTTTCAGTCCCGGATGTTCATTAAAATCTCTATTTTGAATTCTAATAAGATTACCTTCTGGCATGGAGTTTAAGTTTGTTCTGGCAGCATTTGCAGCATTGTTGTTGATATCACATCCATTCAATAAATTCTGTTCTAAATTTCTTCTTACTTTTTGCGATTGCTGCAAAATTTTCTCCCAAACATCTTCATCAAAATCCGGTAGAAAGTGAAAACCAAATTTTTTTTTCTGGAAGGCGGCTGGAATTCTGCAATAATGTAATAAAGCTTCCGATAAAATTGTTCCGCTCCCACACATTGGGTCCAGAAGTGGAACTTTTCCATTCCAACCTGAAATACGAATAATCGCAGCTGCCAGAGTTTCCTGCATCGGTGCCGCAACGCTTTCGATCCGATAACCACGCTTATGCAAACTACCAGCAGAAAGATCCAAGTTTATTTTGGCTTTATTTCTATCTATATGCAGATTGAACCAGACATCAGGATTTTTTGTGTCTACGTTTGGTCGCTCATTTTCCAATTCCATAAACCTATCCGCGATAGCATCTTTCAGTCTTAAAGCAGCAAAACGTGAATGAGTAATTTTGCTGTTTGAAACAGTAGCAAATATGGCAAAAGTATTTTCCGAAGAAATTATCTTTTCCCATTCTATCTTTTTTGCTGTGTTATAAAGATAATCTGTACTGTGGCAGCTGAAAGAAAGAAGCGGAGCTAAAATCCTTGTCGCCAATCTACTCCAAAGATTAATCCTGTAAACATGCTCCAAATCGGTTTTGAACCAAAGTCCGCGATAAACAGGATTTATTTCTTTTGCTCCAAATTCTTTGATCTCTGCTGCACCAAATTCTTCCATTTTCCCTGCCACTAAAGCAAAGAACCTTCCTGTTTTTTGATATTCAAACATTAACTTTCCTTTAAAACTTTTTCGATTAATTTTGCAAATCCATCACCCTGATTCGAATCAATTACCTGATAAATTTCTTTCAATTCTTTGGGAGCATTTTCCACGACAAAACTTCTTCCGGTAAAATCCAGAAGATCAATATCATTGAAATCATTTCCGATACCGATTGTAGAATTTCTGCAAATTTCCAACTTTTTGCACAACCATTTTGCGGAATGTCCTTTAGATACTTCATTGGGAAACACTTCCAGCCAGATCGATTCATGATCCAATGGAGATGTTGCTCTTATTACTTGTAAACTATTGATTTCATTTTTTACGTTTTCGTATAATTTCAGCTCATCAGGTTTGAATATCGCAATAAATTGGCTGGCTATTTGCGGTTTCTCAGTCAATTCTTCAGCAAAATCACTATAAATTTCCAGTCTTCTTTCAAAATCCAAGTTATCATTTCTGCTGCGAAAGTAACTAAATCGATGATTTTCCGGGATCGGATGATGAATCATGAAATCAAGTTTATACTTATCAAAAATTCTCAAAATTTGGTCAGTTTCAATTTGAGATAAATGGTTTTCATAAACTACTTTTTTTGTTTTCCAATCTATGATGCCGCAACCGGAACTGATCATCAGATAATCAATTGGCAATCCATGCGGTAACACTTTTTCTGCTGAAAATATATTCCTTCCTGTAGCAATGACTACTTTTATTCCTGTTTTTTTCAGAAGCTTCAATGCTTTTAATGATCTTGATGAGAATGTATTATCATCTCGCAAAAGAGTTCTATCTAAATCTGTGAATACAATTTCTAAATTTTCTTTTTTCATACTGTTGTGCTAATCGCTTGACAGAAATTTACGTCAAGCAAAAGGATTTTTTTTTGAATAAAATAGTTTTAGGAGTATAGATTTGTATCAAATTCGAAATATAATTTTACCAATAACATCAAAGTTAGATCTGAATCATTTAATAGCTCAAAAATTGAAATTGTCCAAATCAGATATTGAGCATGTCGAAATTTTGCGCCGATCATTGGATGCCAGACAGAAAAATCATTTAAAATTAAACTTTACCGTAAAAGCTGAAATTCTTAAAAAAATAAAGCTGAATAATGATGTGCAAATCTATAAAGAACCAGAACCATATATAAATAGTAACTTTCAAATTTCGGATCCCAATCCATTTATTATTGGAGCAGGACCGGCCGGGCTTTTCGCTGCCCTTTCATTGGTGGAAAAGGGCTTTCAACCTTACATTTTTGATCGTGGTGATTGCCTGGAAAAAAGAGCTGAAAAAGTAGCTGATTATTGGAAAAGTGGCAAACTCGATCCTGAAAGCAATGTGCAATTCGGAGAAGGTGGTGCCGGCACTTTTTCGGATGGAAAACTCACTTCCAGGAAAAGTGATTACTACACAAATCAAGTTACAAATTACCTTATTGAATTCGGAGCTCCCGAAGAGATCAGCTACGAAGCCCATCCCCATCTGGGAACGGACGGAATTCGCAAAATTGTCTTGAATATCAGGAAATTTCTGGAAGCAAATGGCTGTAAATTTTTCTGGAATTATAAACTTGAAAATATCAGCATTAAAAACAACAAAGTTGAATCTGTAATTATTAACAATGAATCTTATCAACCCGAAGCTTTAATTTTAGCTCTTGGAAATGCTACAAGAGATACATTTGAACTGCTTTCCCGGAAAATAGAAATGGAAAGCAAACCTTTTGCTGTGGGCTTTCGTATCGAGCATCCACAGGAATTCATCAATGAAACTTTCTTCGGAAAGAGAAATGATTTTTCCATTACAGGTCCCGCAAGTTACAGGTTGACCGCAAAAACAAAAAACAGAGGAATTTACAGCTTCTGCATGTGTCCCGGAGGGCAAGTTATCGGTTCAGCTTCGGAACCTGATTCAATAGTTACAAACGGCATGAGCAATTCAGAGAGAAACGGAAAATTCGGCAATAGTGCGATAGTTGTTACTGTAAATGAAAATGACTATGGAAAAGAGATTTTGGCAGGAATGCATTTCCAAAGAAATCTTGAACAGACCTGCTTCAAGCCTGAACTTCCCTACTTTGCTCCGGCTCAAAATGCAGCGGATTTTATGAATTCAACGCCATCATCAAATAAAATGAAAACTTCCTATCTTCCCGACACTTACATTCACGATTTAAACTCGATTTTTCCAACTGGCATTAATAGCGCATTAAAATCTGGCATGAAGAAGTTTGAGACTCTGGCAAAAGGCTTCATCGAAAAAGGAATTTTCTTAGCTCCTGAAACACGGACATCTTCGCCGGTTAGGATTATTCGTGATAAAGTAACTTTAAATTCTCTAACAGCTTCCAACCTTTTTCCCTGTGGAGAAGGAGCGGGTTTTGCAGGTGGAATTATGAGTAGTGCAGCCGATGGATTCAAAGTAGGCTCACAGTTTTATCGATAATCAATATCAATGAGTTATTTATTTTGACAAAAAAATACGTAAGAATAAGTTACGTTATTGTAACAAGGAGGATGAGATGAAAGTGATCAAAGTAATTTTATTTATTTTTCTTTCAGCGGGAATTCTAAATGCTCAATGGAGTTTAGATCCTACAGTTAATAATGCGATCTGTGATCTATCAGGAGAGCAGGTAATTCCCAAAGTAGATAACGGCCCCACAGGTGATACTTACGTCGGATTTTTTTCCAACGATTCAGGAAATTATGACGTCAGATTGCAGAGGCTGGATTCCCAGGGAAATGAACTTTGGGATCATAACGGAATTCTGATAAGTGATAATCCTGCCATGACCTGGCTCACAGACTGGGATATGACTGTTGATGCAGAAAATCATGCGATTCTGGTTTTTCAGGATATCCGCAATGCCGGAAATAATAATATTTATGCCTATCGGATTTCACCGGACGGGAATTTCGTTTGGGGAGCAGACGGCTTGGAACTCTCAAACAGTATCGCTTTCAGTGCTTCGCCCAAGGTTATCATCACGTCGGCTGGAAATGCCGTCGTAGCCTGGTCAGAAGAAACCATCAGCATCATGCAGAAGATCGCCCCGGATGGAACTTTGCTGTGGGGAACTTCCGGCATCACTCTCAGCAGTGCCAATACAATTTCCTGGCCGCAGCCTTTTGCAGTTGATAATGATGAAATCCTGCTGAAATACTTTGAAGATATCGGCTCTTTTCCTGCCTTGACTCGACATTGCTATATCCAGAAATACGATACTGATGGTAATCCGGTCTGGACTAATCCAACCGTTGTATCAAATGCCGGCGGTATCAGCGCTTGGACGCAGATTTTCAACATTATTTCCGACGAAAATAACGGCTGCTTCATCAGCTGGCACGACAGCCGCGGTGGTGGAATGACATCTTATCCTTTTGTGCAGCATGTTTTAGATGATGGCACGGTAGACTTAGCTGCAAATGGTATTCAGCTTTCAACAGAAAATAATCGCCAGAATTTCTATCCTGAATCAGTTTATGATGCAGCAAATGATCAGCTCATAACATATTGGAAGCAAACAGACGGAGATCAAAATAATCATGGATTAACAGGACAGAAAGTCGATGTAGCAACAGGCAGCCTGGTCTGGGGAAATAACGGCAGCAACCTGATCCCGATCTCCAGTACTTATGTTCTGCTGACAGGTGTTCGAGATACAGGTGATGATCTGATGATCATCTTTGAAGATACAGACAACGCCATCATTAAAGCTGCCCGGATCGATCTGGATGGAAATTATGTGTGGACGAGTCAGCAGGTAACCATGTGTTCAGTGCCCTCAACCAAGATTCACAATTTTGTCAGCCAGCTTTCTGGGAGTCAGCTTATTGCTGCCTGGGAAGATGACCGCAATGGTTCTTCAGATATTTTTGCTCAGAATATAAATTTAGATGGAACATTGGGAGCAGGAACAAATCCCAACGGAACTCTGGAAGGAAACGTGATTCTAAGCGGAGGAATTGGAAACATTGAAGATGTTGACATCATAATTTCCGGTGCAACAGTAATACATCCTGATGCAACAGGTTATTTCTCGATTTCTTTAGCTCCAGGTGGATATGGGCTCCAGGCTGAACTTGAATATTATACTCCAATTACAATCAGCAATATCGTTATCACTTCCGGCGTTACAACGACTTTACCCGATGATATAATTCTTGAATGGATTCCAGTTTACAATCCTCCCCAAAACGTCACAGTTGATCCTAATACAGGTTTAATAACCTGGGATCCACCGCAACCTTATCCCGGAGCTGAACTGATTGGACATAATATCTATCTGGATGGTGTTTTTCTGGAAATGATTACTGGTACATCTTACCAACTTATAAATCTTGTTTATGGATTAGAATATGAAGTATCTATAACAGCTGTTTACGAAGGTGGTTATGAATCTATTCCTGCATCTTTGAGTTTTATGTATACAGGAACTGAAGCTGGAAATGAACTATTAACAGCTACACAACTCATTGGTAACTATCCAAATCCTTTCAATCCATCAACTTCTATCAGTTTTGAATTGAATGAAACAATGCATGTTGTCATCGAAGTTTACAATGTAAAAGGCAAACACATCAAAACTTTGTCACAAAATTACTTCAATGCAGGATTACATAATGTTAATTGGAACGGAACTGATAAAAATAATTGCTCAGTAGCAAGTGGAGTTTACCTCTATAAAATGAAAGCAGGATCATTTACTTGTACGAAAAAAATGATCCTGATGAAATAGTCCTTCGGAATTTCACAGGACAGGTTCTGATGAAATAGAATGTTGATACTCGACTTCAGAAGAGCTTTTTGCGAGACTGGAGTTGAGAATAATTCCCTGAAGTCCAGTCTAGCCTTAACTCCAGTGAATAGATATCAGCCCCGGCAGTGTGTCGGGGCATTTTTTTTAGTATATTATAAAATGGAAAATTATCTTAGTTCAATATAATAATCAATAAAAATATTTGACAATGTTTCATTAATAATCAATGTTGTTACCAAGGGTGCAACAAGTGAATACTAATTTGAGATTTGGTTTAATTGTTGCAAAAATAAGTGGATGTAAATCCAAAAAAAAATAGGAGGATGTATGAAAAAAACTAGCTTGATTTTGTTATCTTTACTGATGATGACATCTGTTGTGTTGAATGCAGCACAAAGATTTGTCGTTGGTGAAGTCTTCACAGAAACATGGTGAGGATTCTGCCCCGATGCACGTGCTGCATTGTTGCAAATGTATGAAGATGAAGATTTCTTTATCCCGTTACTTTGGGAAGGTGATGGACCACATCCAAGTCCAAATTATGACACACGTTATGCAAATTATGGAGTTCAGGCACTGCCTTCTTCAGCTTTCGATGCTGAAGTTTTTGATTTAGGTGGTGGAGCTGGAGTTTTAGCAAGATACCAGACGATTTATGGTGATCGAGTAAATGTATCAAGTCCAATGGAAATCGATGTGGTTATGAATATCGATAACAATGGAGATGTTGAAATTACTGCAGATGTTCTGTTAACTGAAACTATTCCCACAGATGATTACAATCTTCTTTTCTTACTTACTAATGAATATTCCGCTTCCTATCATTCTACTGTAACCCGTTATTATGAAGAGCCTTTTACACTTTACAATAGTGGTGCTTCTGGTCAATTTATTCATACATTCACACCAGAACCTTCCTGGGATATGGCCAAAGTGAGAGCTGTTGTTCTGGTTCAACATCAAAATACAACTGGTGTATTTACAGTAACTGGATATCCTCAATATCCTTTTAATATGTATCCAATTTTGCAGGGTGGTTTGGCTACATTCCCACTCATTGCTCCCAATCCTATTGCAAATCAGGAAATGCAGCTTAATGAAACTGCAACTTTTGATCTGACAGACTATTTTTATTATCAAGGTAGTCCAGTTGCAGCAACTTTGTCAGTTCAGAGCAGCGATCCAACAATTGTAGATGCTTCTATAAATGGAACAACTCTTACTTTGGAATCATTTAATAATGGCGGATTAGCTCAAATCGATATCATGGGAGAGTATTCCGGTTATAATGCGATGACTTCATTCAATGTATTTGTTCTCAATCCCACCGATCGTAATGTAATAATCTGGGATTTGGATCCCACTCCTTCAGGCAGTGCTTTGCAGAGCTCTATAGAAAATTTCTATTCAGCTGGAGATGTTGTATTAACAGATGATATTAATCAATATCCACTTTCCAGCACAACAGATGCTCTTTTCGTTCTTTTGGGTATTTACTCAAATAATTATACATTATCAGATGCTGAAGCATCCTTAATGGCTACCTATTTAGATAATGGTGGTAATGTTTATATGGAAGGTGGTGACACCTGGTATTACGACACTCAGACATCCGTGCATCCTTATTTCAATATTGATCCTTTATCTGATGGTGGTTCAGATCTTTCTAACGTTGATGGTCATGATTTTCTGGCAGGAATGAGTTGGACCTATTCTGGAGAAAATAACTGGATCGATCAACTTGCTCCTATAGCTCCTGCCGTAACTTTATTCTCCAACCCAACAGTTGGTTATGATTGTGGTATTGCTTATGATGCAGGAACCTACAAAACAGTTGGCACATCATTTGAGATCACAGGACTGGGTGGAACAAATACACTTGATGATGCTGTTAGTGGAATAATAGACTTCTTCGATATTGGTGGAGCTGGACCAACACTTGATCCACCCATAAATCTGGCTGTAGATGAAACAACAGGATTATTCACCTGGGATGCACCAGCAGGTAATAATGGCTGGCTGGATGATATGGAAGCTTATACTCCAGGTGTTTACCTGGCAGTTCAATCTGATGAATGGACTACATGGAGCGGAACTTCAGGTGGATCAGACGATGGCTTTGTTGTAGATGAAAATGCTTATAGCGGATCTAATTCTGTTAAAGTAGAAGGCACAAGTACAGATCTTGTTCATGAATTTGGTACTTTTACAAGTGGAGTATATGATGTTTCGATGATGGTTTATATCGAACCTGGTTATGGTGGTTATTATAATCTGCTTCATTATTTCAACGGATCAAGTTCTGAATGGGGTATGGAAGTGTACTTCGGCTCTTCTGGAACAGGTGACTTATGTGCAACTGCCCAGAATATTTTAACATTTACTCATCCTGTAGGAAGCTGGTTTGAATCTAAATGTATTATTGATCTTGATTCTGACTGGGCAGAATATTATATTGACGGCACTATGATCTATGAATGGCAGTGGAGCATCGATACAAATGGTAATCCAGGTTCATGTGAATTTGGAGCAACAGACATTTATGCTTCAGCTCCCACGGGTGATGATGTAATGTTTTATTTTGATGATGTAACATTGAATGTACTTACTCCTTCTCGTGAACTTCAGAGTTATAACGTTTATCTTGATGGAACAATGATGGGTAACACAGATGATTCAGAATGGATGTTCGAAGATCTTGTAAACGGTCAAACTTACACTGCCGGTGTAGAAGCAGTGTATGATGAAGGTGTATCAACACTTGCAACTATTGACTTTGTACCAAATATCGTTAATGCAAATAACAACATTATCGCTAAAACAGAATTGAATGGCAATTATCCAAATCCATTCAATCCAACTACGAATATTTCCTTCTCACTTAAAAACAGTGGTCATGTTAAATTGGAAGTTTATAACATCAAAGGAGAAAAAGTTGTTACTTTGATCGATGATGAACTCACTGCTGATGATCATGTTGTGGCATGGAATGGTAAAGACACCAATGGAAAACAAGTTTCCAGCGGCGTTTATTTCTACAAAATGAAAGCTGCTGATTATACCAGTAGCAAAAAGATGATATTACTGAAATAATCAACTTGTTGGTTAGATAAATTTACGCTCCGGCTTGGGTCGGAGCGTTTTTCTTTCATTACTTCCCGAAACTAGTTTTTGGGAGAACTTATCCCTGCTGACAAGTTCATTCAAATAAAAAAGATGTTCCTGATGAAATAGAATGTTCATACTCGACTTCAGAAGAGCTTTTTGCGAGACTGGAGTTGAGAATAATTCCCTGAAGTCCATTGAATAGATATTAGGTCCGGCAGCAAGTCGGGGCTTTTTTATTATTAAATAAATTGACATTATGACCTCCAAATTATTGTTGCACCAGAAGGAACAACATCCTTCAAATATTGTGAATTTATTTTTAATTTTGTCTCAAAAAAAAAGGTAGAATATGAAAAGATATATATATAAACTTATAAACGTGGGCTTAACTGAAAATGAAGCAAAAGTGTATTGCTGCCTTCTTAGAAAACATCAATTTACAGCTACTGAGATATCTCATTGTTCGGGAGTTAACCGTTCTAAGATTTATTCTGTTTTAGCCAGTCTGGCACAAAAAGGATTGTGCATTGAAAAATTGGGAAAAGTAAGAAAATTTGAAGCTATAGAACCTAATATTGCCTTCCAGCAACTGATAGAAAATCAAAGAACCAAACTGGATATGATTACAGAATTACCAGAACTCCTCTCACCCATTTACACATCCAATAAAAAAAAATCATCGCCCCTGGATTTTATTCAGGTTTTCAGCACTCCTGCCAGCATCATCAAGAAAAATCATACTTTGGAACTGGAATCCAAAGAATTTGTTCTCTCATTTTGCAAACCTCCTTATGCCATGACGAAATCTATCGATATCCATGAAGAACAATGGGAAAGTATGAAAAAAGGTGTTAATTATAAATCCATTTTCGAAGTTGAACCTGATAATCTGGAATTTTTTGCCCGGCAGATGAAAAGTTTTGAAGATAAAGGTGAAGAGATCAAAGTCGCCTATCATCTTCCTATCAAGCTTCATGTTTTTGATGATCAGATAGTTATGTTTTCCATGATAAATACTATCAATCCCGACGAAAATCTTACTTACCTGGTTATCGAGCATCCCGATCTGGCTGAAACCTTAATCGATACATTTTATCTGCATTGGGAAAAAGCAATGACAGTTACTGAATTCTTTGAAAAAGAAAATATTAAGTTATAATTATGTTTGTAAGGAACATGAATTGCATTAAAATTTAATAGTGTTAATTAAAAAATAAATGGAGGACAAAAAGTTGAAAAAAACAGCGATGATAGCGTTGATGTTAATTGCCTGCTTAGCAATTTTTGCACAAGCTTATGTGCCGGAAGAAATTACAACAGCAAAAATAACTGGCAATGAGATCCAGGTTACCTTCGACATACCTGCAGGAATGCACATTACACTTCAGAAAGATCTAAATTACATTGAAGTTGATCCCATTGCAGATATCGAGTTTGAGCCAACTGTTTATCCCGAGGGAAAAGAAACAGAAGATGGTTATATTGAATATCATGGTTCAGTTACATTGACAAAAAAGTTTACAGTAACTGATGCTTTTTCTGGAACACCCGATATAACATTTTATGCAGGATTCCAAATGTGCTTAGACAATGGAACCTGTTTCATGCCGGAAGAATTTGAATTCACACTTCCATTTGAAATGCCCGAAACTGCAACAGAAACAGAATCTCAACCTTTATCAGATTTGATCAAATTTCTTATTATGGCTTTCTTTGGTGGTCTTATCCTAAATGTGATGCCATGTGTTTTACCAGTGCTTTCCATTAAAGCTATGAGCTTGGTGAAGCAAAGTCAACAGGATAAAAAGCAAATTTTCAGAAATTCCATGGCTTATACCATGGGAATTTTAACATCATTCCTCATATTGGCTTTAGTTATTGTAATTTTAAAAACTTCTGGTGAACTGGTCGGCTGGGGATTCCAATTTCAAAATACAGGTTTTGTAATAGGTCTTTTGATCTTGATATTTGTTTTTTCTCTTTCCATGTTCGACGTATTTATAATTCGAGCTCCCGGTATGACAATGGCTACTAAAGCTTCCAGCAAGGGCGGATATTCAGGATCGTTCTTCAGCGGTATTTTTGCTGTTCTGCTGGCAACTCCCTGTACAGCTCCTCTTTTAGCTCCTGCACTTGGTTTTGCC includes these proteins:
- a CDS encoding T9SS type A sorting domain-containing protein; this translates as MYEDEDFFIPLLWEGDGPHPSPNYDTRYANYGVQALPSSAFDAEVFDLGGGAGVLARYQTIYGDRVNVSSPMEIDVVMNIDNNGDVEITADVLLTETIPTDDYNLLFLLTNEYSASYHSTVTRYYEEPFTLYNSGASGQFIHTFTPEPSWDMAKVRAVVLVQHQNTTGVFTVTGYPQYPFNMYPILQGGLATFPLIAPNPIANQEMQLNETATFDLTDYFYYQGSPVAATLSVQSSDPTIVDASINGTTLTLESFNNGGLAQIDIMGEYSGYNAMTSFNVFVLNPTDRNVIIWDLDPTPSGSALQSSIENFYSAGDVVLTDDINQYPLSSTTDALFVLLGIYSNNYTLSDAEASLMATYLDNGGNVYMEGGDTWYYDTQTSVHPYFNIDPLSDGGSDLSNVDGHDFLAGMSWTYSGENNWIDQLAPIAPAVTLFSNPTVGYDCGIAYDAGTYKTVGTSFEITGLGGTNTLDDAVSGIIDFFDIGGAGPTLDPPINLAVDETTGLFTWDAPAGNNGWLDDMEAYTPGVYLAVQSDEWTTWSGTSGGSDDGFVVDENAYSGSNSVKVEGTSTDLVHEFGTFTSGVYDVSMMVYIEPGYGGYYNLLHYFNGSSSEWGMEVYFGSSGTGDLCATAQNILTFTHPVGSWFESKCIIDLDSDWAEYYIDGTMIYEWQWSIDTNGNPGSCEFGATDIYASAPTGDDVMFYFDDVTLNVLTPSRELQSYNVYLDGTMMGNTDDSEWMFEDLVNGQTYTAGVEAVYDEGVSTLATIDFVPNIVNANNNIIAKTELNGNYPNPFNPTTNISFSLKNSGHVKLEVYNIKGEKVVTLIDDELTADDHVVAWNGKDTNGKQVSSGVYFYKMKAADYTSSKKMILLK
- a CDS encoding class I SAM-dependent RNA methyltransferase, whose amino-acid sequence is MFEYQKTGRFFALVAGKMEEFGAAEIKEFGAKEINPVYRGLWFKTDLEHVYRINLWSRLATRILAPLLSFSCHSTDYLYNTAKKIEWEKIISSENTFAIFATVSNSKITHSRFAALRLKDAIADRFMELENERPNVDTKNPDVWFNLHIDRNKAKINLDLSAGSLHKRGYRIESVAAPMQETLAAAIIRISGWNGKVPLLDPMCGSGTILSEALLHYCRIPAAFQKKKFGFHFLPDFDEDVWEKILQQSQKVRRNLEQNLLNGCDINNNAANAARTNLNSMPEGNLIRIQNRDFNEHPGLKNGVIITNPPYGIRLGEEKYLEKLYEEFGDFLKQKCKGSTAWIYCGNRNLIKSIGLKPSRKIPLVNGNLDGRLLKIEIY
- a CDS encoding HAD family hydrolase, which produces MKKENLEIVFTDLDRTLLRDDNTFSSRSLKALKLLKKTGIKVVIATGRNIFSAEKVLPHGLPIDYLMISSGCGIIDWKTKKVVYENHLSQIETDQILRIFDKYKLDFMIHHPIPENHRFSYFRSRNDNLDFERRLEIYSDFAEELTEKPQIASQFIAIFKPDELKLYENVKNEINSLQVIRATSPLDHESIWLEVFPNEVSKGHSAKWLCKKLEICRNSTIGIGNDFNDIDLLDFTGRSFVVENAPKELKEIYQVIDSNQGDGFAKLIEKVLKES
- a CDS encoding T9SS type A sorting domain-containing protein, whose protein sequence is MKVIKVILFIFLSAGILNAQWSLDPTVNNAICDLSGEQVIPKVDNGPTGDTYVGFFSNDSGNYDVRLQRLDSQGNELWDHNGILISDNPAMTWLTDWDMTVDAENHAILVFQDIRNAGNNNIYAYRISPDGNFVWGADGLELSNSIAFSASPKVIITSAGNAVVAWSEETISIMQKIAPDGTLLWGTSGITLSSANTISWPQPFAVDNDEILLKYFEDIGSFPALTRHCYIQKYDTDGNPVWTNPTVVSNAGGISAWTQIFNIISDENNGCFISWHDSRGGGMTSYPFVQHVLDDGTVDLAANGIQLSTENNRQNFYPESVYDAANDQLITYWKQTDGDQNNHGLTGQKVDVATGSLVWGNNGSNLIPISSTYVLLTGVRDTGDDLMIIFEDTDNAIIKAARIDLDGNYVWTSQQVTMCSVPSTKIHNFVSQLSGSQLIAAWEDDRNGSSDIFAQNINLDGTLGAGTNPNGTLEGNVILSGGIGNIEDVDIIISGATVIHPDATGYFSISLAPGGYGLQAELEYYTPITISNIVITSGVTTTLPDDIILEWIPVYNPPQNVTVDPNTGLITWDPPQPYPGAELIGHNIYLDGVFLEMITGTSYQLINLVYGLEYEVSITAVYEGGYESIPASLSFMYTGTEAGNELLTATQLIGNYPNPFNPSTSISFELNETMHVVIEVYNVKGKHIKTLSQNYFNAGLHNVNWNGTDKNNCSVASGVYLYKMKAGSFTCTKKMILMK
- a CDS encoding thioredoxin family protein; this encodes MKKTAMIALMLIACLAIFAQAYVPEEITTAKITGNEIQVTFDIPAGMHITLQKDLNYIEVDPIADIEFEPTVYPEGKETEDGYIEYHGSVTLTKKFTVTDAFSGTPDITFYAGFQMCLDNGTCFMPEEFEFTLPFEMPETATETESQPLSDLIKFLIMAFFGGLILNVMPCVLPVLSIKAMSLVKQSQQDKKQIFRNSMAYTMGILTSFLILALVIVILKTSGELVGWGFQFQNTGFVIGLLILIFVFSLSMFDVFIIRAPGMTMATKASSKGGYSGSFFSGIFAVLLATPCTAPLLAPALGFAFSQPPVMIFAFFILIGLGLAFPFILLGIWPKAIKAIPKPGEWMNIFKEVMGFLLLLTALYLLRSLYFLIGGINLINVLFYLIILAFAVWIYGRFARPEFSRKKQWIATVIALIIAIGAGFLTLNFGDTEAVSEEGAHYPRDWQKFEPELVQQYRDEGKPVFVDFGAEWCLTCKTNEEAVLFTDEIEAAFKEHGVQMLRGDNTKKDDTISEWLTKFKRAGVPLYLFYIPDQEKPEVLPELITKDMIHKLLDRIE